From Streptomyces sp. NBC_00683, one genomic window encodes:
- a CDS encoding DEAD/DEAH box helicase, with amino-acid sequence MAFNHLPAAMHDALGPLSVTPVTHSMPMAKNHRPSRPPESEGSRPSPDMVLDRLAAGAGRAARITHTEHLPPRTGTHAIWPDRIRPEVIAAIAQAGIDHPWAHQAAAAEYALDGESVVIATGTASGKSLAYLAPVLSTLLDGSQAPNGRGTTALYLAPTKALAADQRRSVKALAAPLGTAVRPAVYDGDTPVEEREWVRQYANYVLTNPDMLHRGILPSHPRWASFLRALRFVVIDECHTYRGVFGSHVAQVLRRLRRLCARYGSDPVFLLASATAAQPSVAAGRLTGLPVKEVADDASPRGETVFALWEPPLTELHGEKGAPVRRTATAETAEILTDLTLQGVRSVAFVRSRRGAELISVIAKERLGEVDRSLPKRIAAYRGGYLPEERRALERALHSGELLGLAATTALELGIDVSGLDAVVIAGYPGTRASLWQQAGRAGRSGQGALAILVARDDPLDTFLVHHPEALFQQPVESTVLDPDNPYVLAPHLCAAASELPLTEADIALFGPAVPELLPQLEAAKLLRRRAAGWHWTRRERAADLTDIRGGGGRPVQIVEEGTGRLLGTVDESAAHTAVHEGAVHLHQGRTYLVRKLDLEDSVALVEEAVPPYSTTARDTTAIAVLETDTEIPWGDGRLCFGSVEVTNQVVSFLRRRVITGEVLGETKLDLPPRTLRTRAVWWTVTEDQLDAARINPEILGGALHAAEHASIGMLPLFATCDRWDIGGVSVPLHPDTLLPTVFVYDGHPGGAGFAERAFHTARTWLTATRQAIASCECEAGCPSCIQSPKCGNGNEPLHKRGAVRLLTELLRTAPPDPGENRPETKPAEG; translated from the coding sequence ATGGCATTCAATCACTTACCAGCAGCCATGCACGACGCCTTGGGACCATTGTCCGTCACGCCAGTGACACACTCGATGCCGATGGCCAAGAATCACCGCCCCAGTCGACCGCCCGAGAGCGAGGGTTCCCGCCCCTCTCCGGACATGGTCCTCGACCGGCTCGCCGCAGGGGCGGGCCGGGCTGCGCGCATCACTCATACGGAGCACTTGCCCCCGCGCACGGGAACCCATGCCATCTGGCCGGATCGCATCCGGCCAGAAGTGATCGCGGCAATTGCCCAGGCAGGAATCGACCATCCGTGGGCGCACCAGGCCGCCGCCGCCGAGTACGCCCTCGACGGCGAATCCGTCGTGATCGCCACCGGAACCGCGTCCGGCAAGTCCCTCGCCTACCTCGCCCCGGTCCTGAGCACCCTCCTCGACGGCTCACAGGCCCCGAACGGCCGAGGCACCACCGCCCTGTACCTCGCGCCCACCAAGGCCCTCGCCGCCGACCAGCGGCGCTCGGTGAAGGCGCTGGCAGCACCGCTCGGCACCGCGGTCCGCCCCGCCGTCTACGACGGAGACACGCCGGTCGAAGAACGCGAATGGGTGCGCCAGTACGCCAACTACGTCCTGACGAACCCCGACATGCTGCACCGGGGAATCCTGCCCTCCCACCCCCGCTGGGCCTCCTTCCTGCGCGCCCTGCGCTTCGTCGTCATCGACGAATGCCATACCTACCGGGGCGTGTTCGGGTCCCACGTCGCCCAGGTACTACGCCGTCTGCGCCGCCTGTGCGCCCGCTACGGCTCCGATCCGGTCTTCCTCCTCGCCTCGGCCACCGCGGCCCAGCCCTCGGTCGCGGCGGGCCGCCTCACAGGCCTGCCCGTCAAGGAGGTCGCCGACGACGCCTCGCCCCGTGGCGAGACCGTCTTCGCCCTCTGGGAGCCGCCGCTGACGGAGCTGCACGGCGAGAAGGGGGCCCCGGTGCGCCGTACCGCCACGGCCGAGACCGCCGAGATCCTGACCGATCTGACCCTCCAGGGAGTCCGCTCGGTTGCCTTCGTACGCTCCCGGCGCGGCGCCGAGCTCATCTCCGTCATCGCCAAGGAACGCCTGGGCGAGGTGGACCGCTCCCTGCCGAAGCGGATCGCCGCCTACCGCGGCGGCTACCTGCCCGAGGAGCGCCGCGCCCTGGAGCGCGCCCTGCACTCCGGGGAGCTGCTCGGACTGGCCGCCACCACGGCCCTGGAGCTCGGCATCGACGTGTCGGGCCTGGATGCCGTCGTCATCGCCGGATATCCGGGTACCAGGGCGTCCCTGTGGCAACAGGCCGGCCGCGCCGGACGCTCCGGCCAGGGCGCTCTGGCCATCCTCGTCGCCAGGGACGACCCGCTGGACACATTCCTCGTCCATCACCCCGAGGCCCTGTTCCAGCAGCCCGTGGAGTCGACGGTCCTCGACCCGGACAACCCGTACGTCCTCGCCCCGCACCTGTGTGCCGCGGCCTCGGAGCTCCCGCTCACCGAAGCCGACATCGCCCTCTTCGGTCCCGCGGTGCCCGAGCTGCTACCGCAGCTGGAGGCGGCGAAGCTGCTGCGCAGACGGGCGGCGGGCTGGCACTGGACCCGCCGCGAACGGGCCGCCGACCTCACCGACATCCGCGGCGGGGGCGGCCGCCCCGTCCAGATCGTCGAGGAAGGAACCGGCCGGCTGCTGGGCACCGTCGACGAATCGGCCGCGCACACCGCAGTCCACGAGGGCGCCGTCCACCTCCACCAGGGCCGCACCTACCTGGTCAGGAAACTGGATCTGGAGGACTCGGTGGCCCTGGTCGAGGAAGCCGTCCCGCCGTACTCGACCACCGCCCGCGACACCACCGCCATCGCCGTCCTGGAGACCGACACCGAGATCCCGTGGGGCGACGGGCGGCTCTGCTTCGGCTCGGTGGAGGTCACCAACCAGGTCGTCTCCTTCCTGCGTCGCCGGGTGATCACGGGGGAGGTCCTCGGCGAGACGAAGCTCGACCTGCCTCCCCGCACCCTGCGCACCCGGGCCGTGTGGTGGACGGTCACCGAGGATCAGCTCGATGCGGCCCGGATCAATCCCGAGATCCTCGGTGGCGCCCTGCACGCCGCCGAACACGCTTCGATCGGGATGCTGCCGCTCTTCGCCACCTGCGACCGCTGGGACATCGGCGGTGTCTCCGTGCCGCTCCACCCGGACACACTCCTCCCGACCGTCTTCGTGTACGACGGACACCCGGGCGGCGCCGGATTCGCCGAACGGGCCTTCCACACCGCCCGCACATGGCTGACGGCGACCCGCCAGGCCATCGCTTCCTGCGAGTGCGAGGCGGGCTGCCCCTCCTGCATCCAGTCCCCCAAATGCGGCAACGGCAACGAACCGCTGCACAAACGCGGTGCCGTTCGCCTGCTCACCGAACTCCTCAGAACCGCGCCCCCGGACCCCGGAGAGAACCGCCCCGAGACGAAACCCGCCGAAGGCTAG
- the ssd gene encoding septum site-determining protein Ssd, whose product MAGSLAQEGLPIDEERRGGPLIVTEDVELLDDLLRLCAAAGAVPEVHQGPLGRRGGWEQAPMVLVGDDAVLRCRGAARRRGVMLVGRNQDDPGVWRRAVEIGAEYVLRLPDSEGWLVDQIANAAEGVGRPALTVGVMGGRGGSGASTLACALAVTAARSGRRTMLIDGDPLGGGIDVLLGGEGNDGMRWPDFARSKGRVGSGALEESLPALHGLRVLSWGRDDEVVIPPQAMHAVLAAARRLGGVVVVDLPRRVDESVSEALAQLDLGLLVVPGELRAVAAAKRVASAAGMVLEDLRVVARGPYAAGLDEQWVAHALGLPLVGDLPREAGLPASQDGGRPPGSDPRGPLARFCTAFWDLADAPGSGGGLVAGHSGGGVS is encoded by the coding sequence GTGGCTGGATCCCTCGCACAAGAAGGTCTGCCGATCGACGAAGAGCGGCGGGGCGGACCGTTGATCGTGACCGAGGACGTGGAGTTGCTGGACGATCTGCTGAGGCTGTGCGCGGCTGCCGGGGCGGTGCCGGAAGTTCATCAGGGCCCCCTCGGACGGAGGGGCGGCTGGGAACAGGCCCCGATGGTTCTGGTGGGTGATGACGCGGTCCTTCGGTGTCGCGGGGCCGCCCGCAGACGAGGGGTGATGCTCGTCGGGCGCAACCAGGACGACCCGGGCGTGTGGCGCCGGGCGGTGGAGATCGGGGCCGAATATGTGCTGCGGCTTCCTGATTCCGAGGGCTGGCTCGTCGATCAGATCGCCAATGCGGCGGAAGGTGTGGGCCGTCCCGCGCTCACGGTCGGAGTGATGGGAGGACGGGGAGGCTCCGGCGCATCCACGCTCGCCTGTGCGCTCGCGGTGACCGCAGCCAGGTCGGGCAGGCGAACGATGCTGATCGACGGCGACCCCTTGGGCGGAGGCATCGACGTACTGCTCGGGGGCGAAGGGAACGACGGAATGCGGTGGCCGGATTTCGCCCGTTCCAAAGGCAGGGTCGGCAGTGGCGCACTTGAGGAGTCCCTGCCCGCGCTGCACGGCCTGCGCGTGCTCAGTTGGGGGCGGGACGACGAGGTGGTCATCCCGCCGCAGGCCATGCACGCGGTGCTCGCGGCCGCCCGTCGGCTCGGCGGGGTGGTCGTCGTGGACCTGCCGCGCAGAGTCGACGAAAGTGTCTCCGAGGCGCTTGCGCAGTTGGACCTCGGGCTTCTGGTGGTGCCTGGCGAGCTCAGGGCGGTTGCGGCAGCCAAACGCGTCGCGTCGGCGGCCGGCATGGTGCTTGAGGACCTGAGGGTCGTCGCGCGGGGCCCATATGCGGCGGGGCTCGACGAGCAGTGGGTGGCGCACGCGCTGGGCCTCCCCCTCGTCGGAGATCTGCCCCGGGAAGCCGGACTGCCGGCGTCCCAGGACGGTGGCAGGCCTCCGGGGTCCGATCCCCGCGGTCCGCTGGCCCGGTTCTGTACGGCGTTCTGGGATCTGGCGGACGCCCCGGGCAGCGGGGGCGGCCTTGTCGCAGGGCATTCCGGGGGAGGCGTGTCATGA
- a CDS encoding ATP-binding protein — protein MKIAFVGKGGSGKTTLSSLFIRHLAANEAHVVAVDADINQHLGAALGLDEAEAAALPAMGAQLPLIKDYLRGSNPRIASAETMIKTTPPGEGSRLLRVREDNPVYEACARTVRLDDGDIRLMATGPFTESDLGVACYHSKVGAVELCLNHLVDGPDEYVVVDMTAGSDSFASGMFTRFDMTFLVAEPTRKGVSVYRQYKEYARDFGVALKVVGNKVQGEDDLEFLRAEVGDDLLVGIGQSNWVRTMEKGRPAPFDLLEADNRMALQALQNAAEDSYEQRDWERYTRQMVHFHLKNAESWGNEKTGADLAAQVDPAFVLKERFTDVGAAQPA, from the coding sequence ATGAAGATCGCTTTCGTGGGGAAGGGCGGCAGCGGAAAGACCACGCTGTCCTCGCTCTTCATCCGCCACCTCGCTGCCAATGAAGCTCACGTCGTCGCGGTGGACGCCGACATCAACCAGCATCTCGGGGCCGCGCTCGGCCTGGACGAGGCGGAAGCCGCCGCGCTGCCCGCCATGGGGGCGCAGCTGCCTCTCATCAAGGACTACCTGCGCGGCAGCAACCCCCGCATCGCGTCCGCCGAGACGATGATCAAAACGACGCCGCCGGGCGAGGGCTCACGGCTGCTGCGGGTACGCGAGGACAACCCCGTCTACGAAGCCTGCGCGCGGACGGTCAGGCTCGACGACGGGGACATCCGGCTGATGGCCACCGGCCCGTTCACCGAGTCCGACCTCGGCGTGGCTTGCTACCACTCCAAGGTCGGAGCGGTCGAGCTGTGCCTCAACCATCTGGTCGACGGTCCGGACGAATACGTGGTGGTCGACATGACGGCGGGATCGGACTCGTTCGCGTCCGGGATGTTCACGCGCTTCGACATGACATTCCTGGTGGCCGAGCCGACCCGGAAGGGAGTCTCGGTCTACCGCCAGTACAAGGAGTACGCACGGGACTTCGGCGTCGCCCTGAAAGTTGTCGGCAACAAGGTGCAGGGCGAGGACGATCTCGAATTCCTGCGCGCGGAGGTCGGCGACGACCTGTTGGTCGGCATCGGCCAGTCCAACTGGGTGCGGACCATGGAGAAGGGCAGGCCGGCCCCGTTCGATCTGCTGGAGGCCGACAACCGGATGGCCCTGCAGGCCCTGCAGAACGCCGCGGAGGACTCGTACGAACAGCGCGACTGGGAGCGCTACACGCGCCAGATGGTGCACTTCCACCTGAAGAACGCGGAGAGCTGGGGCAACGAGAAGACGGGTGCCGACCTGGCTGCCCAGGTCGACCCCGCCTTTGTGCTGAAGGAACGCTTCACGGACGTAGGCGCAGCCCAGCCGGCCTGA
- a CDS encoding HAD family hydrolase, whose translation MLTFVENCFSPRTAAFFDLDKTVIAKSSTLTFSKSFYQGGLINRRAVLRTAYTQFVFLAGGADHDQMERMREYLSALCKGWNVQQVKEIVAETLHDLIDPIIYDEAATLIEEHHTAGRDVVIVSTSGAEVVEPIGELLGADRVVATRMVVGDDGCFTGEIEYYAYGPTKAEAIKELAASEGYDLSRCYAYSDSATDVPMLESVGNPHAVNPDRALRREATLREWPILVFDRPVRLKQRLPAFSMPPRPALVAAAAVGAAALTAGLVWYTNRRRAASLTT comes from the coding sequence ATGCTCACCTTTGTGGAAAACTGCTTCTCGCCGCGCACAGCAGCCTTCTTTGACCTGGACAAGACGGTCATTGCGAAGTCTTCGACGCTGACCTTCAGCAAGTCCTTCTACCAAGGCGGGCTGATCAACCGCCGTGCCGTACTGCGCACCGCGTACACACAGTTCGTGTTCCTCGCCGGGGGCGCAGATCACGACCAGATGGAGCGGATGCGCGAATACCTCTCAGCGCTCTGCAAGGGATGGAACGTCCAGCAGGTCAAGGAGATCGTCGCCGAGACCCTTCACGATCTGATCGACCCGATCATCTACGACGAGGCGGCAACCCTCATCGAGGAACACCACACAGCCGGACGGGACGTGGTCATCGTGTCGACCTCGGGCGCCGAAGTCGTCGAGCCGATCGGCGAGCTGCTCGGTGCCGACCGTGTCGTCGCGACCCGGATGGTCGTCGGCGACGACGGCTGCTTCACCGGCGAGATCGAGTACTACGCCTACGGACCGACGAAGGCCGAGGCCATCAAGGAGCTCGCCGCATCGGAGGGATACGACCTTTCGCGCTGCTACGCCTACAGCGACTCCGCCACCGATGTACCCATGCTGGAGTCCGTCGGCAACCCCCACGCGGTCAACCCCGACCGGGCATTGAGGCGCGAGGCCACCCTCCGGGAATGGCCAATTCTCGTCTTCGACCGACCGGTCCGCCTCAAGCAACGACTGCCCGCGTTCTCGATGCCGCCGCGTCCGGCACTCGTGGCCGCCGCAGCAGTCGGAGCTGCCGCCCTCACAGCGGGACTGGTCTGGTACACCAACCGCCGCCGCGCCGCCTCACTCACCACCTGA
- a CDS encoding type II secretion system F family protein, translated as MSGLPEEAHRLGVAGAVLGAAVYVALALAGRRRERAIRGRGALLLAVCSGPRRVWKFRGAKGRSRAQRWAVLLGVWATGWILVGGPAGWGTGLAVAYGMWRWQRSGQSREAGAQEAAEATLVTRQLPLAADLLAACISAGAGPREAAEAVGESLGGPVGDRLSRAAAEIRLGGEPGDAWGRFGEIPGAGPLARCLERAGATGAPAAESVSRLADEMRAERASAAVARAQRAGVLITAPVGLCFLPAFLAVGVAPVVIGLATGLLHGN; from the coding sequence GTGAGCGGACTGCCCGAAGAGGCGCACCGGCTCGGTGTGGCCGGAGCAGTTCTGGGCGCGGCTGTGTATGTGGCGCTGGCTCTTGCCGGACGGCGGCGGGAGCGGGCGATACGCGGAAGGGGCGCGCTGTTGCTGGCCGTCTGCTCCGGTCCGCGGCGGGTGTGGAAGTTCCGGGGAGCGAAGGGCAGGAGCCGTGCCCAGCGGTGGGCGGTGCTCCTGGGCGTCTGGGCGACCGGCTGGATCCTTGTGGGCGGGCCGGCCGGCTGGGGGACCGGTCTGGCTGTGGCGTACGGGATGTGGCGGTGGCAGCGATCCGGACAAAGCCGGGAGGCCGGTGCCCAGGAGGCGGCGGAGGCCACGTTGGTGACCCGGCAATTGCCCCTGGCCGCAGATTTGTTGGCGGCCTGCATCTCAGCGGGCGCCGGGCCCCGGGAGGCGGCGGAGGCCGTTGGGGAATCCCTGGGCGGTCCCGTCGGCGACCGGCTGTCCCGTGCGGCGGCTGAGATCCGGCTGGGGGGCGAACCAGGCGATGCGTGGGGGCGGTTCGGAGAGATACCGGGCGCCGGTCCACTGGCCCGCTGTCTGGAACGGGCCGGGGCAACGGGGGCGCCGGCAGCGGAATCGGTCTCCCGGCTGGCGGACGAGATGCGCGCCGAGCGCGCGAGTGCCGCCGTGGCACGTGCCCAGCGTGCGGGCGTTCTGATCACCGCGCCCGTCGGGCTCTGCTTCCTGCCCGCCTTTCTGGCGGTGGGAGTGGCGCCGGTGGTGATCGGGCTGGCGACGGGCCTGTTGCACGGCAACTGA
- a CDS encoding Rv3654c family TadE-like protein: MKGAGKWLRPGKRAGAGDQGLATVWVAMTTATLCAVFAVVLALGQAVGARHKAAGAADLAALAAADRALRGSSEACGAARRVAGAQGAEVVRCAIQGEIADVTARARFGPYAPQVRSRAGPPATGPSNPPQSATPSPSPP, translated from the coding sequence GTGAAGGGAGCGGGGAAGTGGCTCAGGCCGGGGAAGAGGGCCGGAGCGGGGGACCAGGGGCTGGCGACGGTGTGGGTGGCCATGACGACGGCGACCCTGTGCGCGGTGTTCGCGGTGGTGCTTGCCCTGGGGCAGGCCGTGGGTGCCCGCCACAAGGCGGCCGGTGCGGCGGACCTGGCAGCCCTCGCTGCGGCGGACAGGGCACTGAGGGGCTCATCTGAGGCGTGCGGGGCGGCGAGGCGTGTAGCGGGCGCACAGGGGGCAGAGGTGGTGCGGTGCGCGATCCAGGGCGAGATCGCCGATGTGACGGCCCGCGCGCGTTTTGGCCCCTATGCGCCGCAGGTCAGGTCCCGAGCCGGGCCACCGGCGACCGGACCGTCCAACCCGCCGCAGTCCGCCACGCCATCGCCGTCACCGCCGTAA
- a CDS encoding TadE family type IV pilus minor pilin, giving the protein MPSSETARREGRPRGQDRGPDRDRGRHQDRGRDWDRGAVTAEAAMAIPVLVAFALALVWALVAAADQIRCVDAARAGARAAARSEPEAAVLSAAREAAPGRARVDVQRTGELWRVRVEAPTPGPGPLALTLSAEAVASAEDTVGAEPVGAES; this is encoded by the coding sequence ATGCCAAGTTCTGAGACGGCTCGCAGGGAGGGCCGACCCAGGGGCCAGGACCGGGGCCCGGACCGGGACCGAGGCCGGCATCAAGACCGGGGCCGGGACTGGGATCGGGGCGCGGTGACGGCGGAGGCAGCCATGGCCATCCCCGTGCTGGTGGCCTTCGCCCTTGCCCTGGTGTGGGCGCTGGTTGCGGCGGCGGACCAGATCCGCTGTGTGGACGCCGCACGGGCCGGGGCGCGTGCGGCGGCACGTTCGGAGCCGGAGGCGGCGGTGCTCTCCGCGGCGCGGGAGGCGGCCCCGGGCAGGGCACGGGTCGATGTGCAGCGGACCGGGGAGCTGTGGCGGGTCCGGGTGGAGGCCCCGACCCCAGGACCGGGGCCACTTGCCCTGACGTTGAGTGCAGAGGCGGTTGCGTCGGCCGAGGACACGGTGGGAGCCGAGCCGGTGGGGGCCGAGTCATGA
- a CDS encoding DUF4244 domain-containing protein, with amino-acid sequence MGRALSAVRRVWVDRFVRSGRQDRGMTTSEYAVGTIAACAFAAVLYKVVTSGPVLSAMQSLIKDALDAKF; translated from the coding sequence ATGGGACGAGCACTGAGCGCGGTGCGCCGCGTGTGGGTCGACAGGTTCGTCCGGTCCGGCCGGCAGGACCGAGGGATGACGACATCCGAGTACGCGGTGGGAACCATCGCTGCCTGTGCGTTCGCGGCGGTGCTCTACAAGGTGGTCACCAGTGGGCCTGTGCTCTCGGCGATGCAGTCGCTGATCAAGGACGCGCTCGATGCCAAGTTCTGA
- a CDS encoding STAS domain-containing protein codes for MDLSLSTRNVSGPGGDRTVVEVGGEIDVYTAPKLREQLVELVNDGSYHLVVDMEGVDFLDSTGLGVLVGGLKRVRAHEGSLRLVCNQERILKIFRITGLTKVFPIHTTVDEAVAATD; via the coding sequence GTGGACCTGTCCCTGTCGACTCGCAATGTGTCCGGCCCTGGTGGCGACCGTACGGTCGTCGAGGTCGGTGGCGAGATTGATGTGTATACCGCGCCCAAGCTGCGCGAGCAGTTGGTCGAGTTGGTGAATGACGGCAGCTACCACCTGGTTGTCGACATGGAAGGTGTCGATTTCCTCGACTCCACCGGTCTCGGCGTGCTCGTGGGCGGCTTGAAGCGTGTGCGGGCCCATGAGGGCTCGCTGCGACTGGTGTGCAACCAGGAGCGCATTCTCAAGATCTTCCGGATCACGGGCCTGACCAAGGTGTTTCCCATTCACACCACGGTCGACGAGGCTGTAGCGGCCACCGACTGA
- a CDS encoding oxidoreductase has protein sequence MSTTASDPLAALGALPGVADAVDSVRKAVDRVYGHRVMRRRSNEVTAEAALRGARGSAALSGADWNLEEVRRRTDFSGEDEARTIGAALRLTAEAGQLLSIWRQSPLRVLARLHLVAAGGATPDDAVGRPRLSGEPVDEPLIEAPVPDADEVAGRLEGLSQLIIAGSEAPALVTASIVHGELLALRPFGSHNGLVARTAERIVLIGSGLDPKSICPAEVGHAEQGRAAYVAGFEGYLSGKPEGMAAWIAHCGRSVELGTRESTAVCEALQRGAA, from the coding sequence ATGAGTACGACTGCCTCAGACCCGCTCGCTGCCCTTGGCGCCCTGCCGGGCGTCGCCGATGCGGTGGACTCCGTACGCAAGGCCGTGGACAGGGTGTACGGCCACCGTGTCATGCGGCGCCGCAGTAACGAGGTCACCGCGGAGGCGGCCCTGCGGGGTGCGCGTGGCTCGGCGGCGCTCTCGGGCGCCGACTGGAACCTGGAGGAGGTGCGCCGGCGTACCGACTTCAGCGGCGAGGACGAGGCGCGCACGATCGGGGCGGCTCTGAGGCTGACCGCGGAGGCGGGGCAGTTGCTCTCCATCTGGCGGCAGTCACCCCTGCGGGTCCTGGCGCGGCTGCACCTGGTGGCGGCCGGCGGCGCAACTCCTGACGATGCCGTCGGGCGCCCGCGGCTGTCAGGTGAGCCGGTGGACGAGCCGCTCATCGAGGCGCCTGTGCCGGACGCCGATGAAGTCGCCGGGCGTCTGGAGGGGCTGTCCCAGCTGATCATCGCCGGGAGTGAGGCGCCTGCGCTGGTGACGGCCTCGATCGTGCACGGTGAACTGCTGGCGCTGCGCCCCTTCGGCTCGCACAACGGCTTGGTGGCCCGGACTGCCGAGCGGATCGTGCTGATCGGCAGCGGACTCGACCCGAAGTCGATCTGCCCCGCCGAAGTCGGCCACGCTGAGCAGGGGCGGGCGGCGTACGTCGCGGGCTTCGAGGGCTATCTCTCCGGGAAGCCGGAGGGTATGGCTGCCTGGATCGCGCACTGTGGACGCTCGGTGGAGCTCGGCACCAGGGAGTCGACCGCGGTGTGCGAAGCACTGCAGCGAGGCGCTGCGTAG
- a CDS encoding TadA family conjugal transfer-associated ATPase: MTEALLDAVRQRLARSGEAPTPAGVAAALRAQGRLLGDAEVLGAAEELRGELVGTGVLERLLADPAVTDVLVSAPDRVWVDRGGGLELTGVMFPDAAAVRRLAQRLAAVAGRRLDDARPWVDARLPDGTRMHAVLPPVSVGSTCLSLRVVRPRAFALAELVGAGTVPPGGDRFLRALVEARVSYLISGGTGAGKTTLLSSLLGAVGERERIVLAEDSAELRPDHPHVVRLESRPANQEGAGQVTLRDLVRQALRMRPDRLVVGEVRGAEVTELLAALNTGHEGGCGTVHANAAEHVPARLEALGTAAGLDRAALHSQLAAALSVVLHLVRDRSGQRKLAELHVLERDPAGLVVTVPALRWGADGFVRDRGWEQLGALVGGAP, translated from the coding sequence ATGACCGAAGCCCTGCTCGACGCGGTTCGCCAACGTCTCGCCCGCAGTGGCGAGGCGCCGACCCCGGCAGGGGTGGCGGCCGCCCTCAGGGCGCAGGGCCGCCTGCTCGGCGATGCGGAAGTACTGGGTGCAGCAGAGGAGTTGCGTGGCGAGCTGGTCGGTACGGGCGTGCTGGAAAGGCTGCTCGCAGACCCGGCGGTGACCGACGTACTGGTGTCCGCGCCGGACCGGGTGTGGGTGGACCGGGGAGGCGGACTCGAGCTGACCGGAGTCATGTTCCCGGATGCGGCAGCCGTCCGGAGACTGGCGCAGAGGCTCGCCGCAGTGGCGGGGCGCCGGCTGGATGACGCCCGGCCGTGGGTGGACGCGAGACTGCCCGACGGGACCCGGATGCATGCGGTGCTGCCGCCGGTGTCCGTCGGCTCGACGTGCCTGTCGCTGCGGGTGGTTCGGCCCCGGGCCTTCGCTCTGGCGGAACTTGTCGGGGCGGGCACGGTCCCGCCCGGCGGTGACCGGTTCCTGAGAGCGCTGGTCGAGGCGAGGGTCTCGTACCTGATCAGCGGAGGAACCGGCGCGGGCAAGACGACCTTGCTGTCGAGCCTGCTGGGCGCGGTCGGGGAGCGGGAGCGCATCGTGCTCGCCGAGGACTCGGCGGAACTGCGCCCGGATCACCCGCACGTGGTGCGCCTGGAGTCTCGCCCCGCCAATCAGGAAGGGGCGGGGCAGGTGACGCTCCGGGACCTGGTTCGCCAGGCATTGCGCATGCGCCCCGACCGGCTGGTGGTGGGAGAGGTGCGAGGTGCCGAGGTGACGGAGTTGCTGGCCGCGCTGAACACCGGACACGAAGGCGGATGCGGCACGGTGCACGCCAACGCTGCGGAGCACGTCCCGGCCCGCCTGGAGGCCCTGGGAACTGCCGCGGGGCTCGACCGGGCAGCGCTGCACAGCCAGTTGGCCGCCGCGCTGTCCGTGGTGCTCCATCTCGTACGGGACCGCTCGGGGCAACGGAAGCTCGCCGAGTTGCACGTGCTGGAGCGGGATCCGGCGGGGCTGGTGGTCACGGTGCCCGCGCTGCGCTGGGGCGCTGACGGATTCGTCCGGGACCGCGGCTGGGAGCAGTTGGGGGCGCTGGTCGGGGGTGCGCCGTGA
- a CDS encoding type II secretion system F family protein, whose amino-acid sequence MQVLALVMAVCAGLAAGLTVLRDPGVRRARALFGAGGAQRRGLGAVGAMVRTYFDTRREWLCAPVAVFLAVLGESVLPLLAGVVAVPLVRRWLRRRALRGERERAAEAVAALCGAVVGELRAGREPGQALLAAGRNAGALGTAEAAVLAAARFGGDVPGALRQASAGPGLDGLAGVAACWRVAVDGGAGLAAGLDRLEGALRAERRRREELRAQLAGAWSTVVVLALLPVVGLGLGAALGADPLRVLLHSPGGLVCLVTGGLLETAGLFWAGRIVRAGEAP is encoded by the coding sequence ATGCAGGTGCTGGCACTGGTGATGGCGGTCTGCGCCGGCCTGGCGGCCGGGTTGACGGTGTTGCGGGACCCGGGCGTGCGGCGGGCGCGGGCGTTGTTCGGGGCAGGAGGGGCGCAGCGGCGGGGGCTCGGGGCCGTGGGGGCCATGGTCCGTACGTACTTCGACACGCGGCGTGAATGGCTGTGTGCCCCTGTAGCGGTGTTTCTCGCGGTGCTTGGCGAGTCGGTGCTGCCCCTGCTCGCGGGGGTCGTGGCGGTGCCTCTGGTGCGGCGATGGCTGCGACGGCGGGCGTTGCGGGGCGAGCGGGAGCGGGCGGCCGAAGCGGTGGCGGCGCTCTGCGGGGCCGTGGTGGGTGAGCTGCGGGCAGGGCGAGAGCCGGGGCAGGCGTTACTCGCCGCCGGGCGGAACGCGGGAGCTCTGGGCACGGCCGAGGCCGCGGTGCTGGCGGCTGCGCGGTTCGGCGGCGATGTGCCTGGCGCATTGCGGCAGGCGTCGGCCGGACCGGGTCTGGACGGGCTCGCGGGGGTGGCGGCCTGCTGGCGGGTGGCGGTCGACGGCGGGGCGGGTCTCGCCGCCGGTCTGGACCGCTTGGAAGGGGCGTTGAGGGCCGAGCGGCGTCGACGGGAGGAGTTACGGGCGCAGTTGGCGGGCGCGTGGTCCACGGTCGTGGTGCTGGCCTTGCTGCCGGTGGTGGGTCTGGGGTTGGGGGCGGCGCTCGGTGCGGACCCGCTGAGGGTGCTGCTGCACAGCCCGGGAGGGCTGGTCTGTCTGGTGACGGGCGGTCTCCTGGAAACGGCGGGGCTGTTCTGGGCGGGGCGGATCGTCCGGGCCGGGGAGGCACCGTGA